CTCTGGTAAATCCATCATACATGATAAAGCACTATCTCCCCAAGCTCCTGTATGATGAAGCTTGCACTGTTAACTACTAAGGCAgtcttgcatttctgcagcatgGCCAGCGATATCATTTTTATCATTTCATTGCATTGGTTCTTCTTTCCCTGCAGAAGaactttcaggaaaattaatGGATACGGTGGAGGGGGTGTCCTGCCATAAGCTTTTGTTACACAGCATTAGACTGTAGGAAAAAGCTAGATGTTTGGTTAGAACAACTCACCAATGGAGACCTGTGAAACCAGCAGGTAGAAGACTGGATGCTGAAGCagcaaaaaccaaaatccaGTTCCACTCATCTTCACAAAACCCCATGAACTACCTTAGTGACCAGCAGAAATGAGGGGCAGGTGGAGCACAGAGTGCCCTCTACATTGttaaaaattacacagaaagATATGCAGCATATGGATACTGGTGACAGCTCCTACCTAACGTGCTACTCTAcaggcatagaatcatagaattgtttaggttggaaaagacctttaagatcattaagtccaactgttaacctagcactgccaagtccaccactgaaccacaTCCCTAAACACCACATCTGCACAGCTTTTAAAGGTTTACAGCACTTGCTGTCCCATAAATACACATCTTTGAAGGCACACTATTCACATGATTTCATATCTGCATTTTTGCAACGTTGAACCCATGGAACATTCCTTTCTTACAGATTACTCCGAGATCTTAATTTCAGAGCAAGTAAGAACAGAGCAAGAGTCATACCTACAAAAAGTACGCTTTTGCTCCTTGGAGTTAAGCTTACTCAGCTGGAAGAGGCATGCAGAGTGGGTTTGCCGGCATGCCAGTATCTTTACATCAGTGCTGGAGTATACCAGAGTACtggagacagaaagaaacaggcagagaCTATGGCTAAGGGCAGCACTGCAACTACTTTGTACTGTAGGAAGAAATTTAGAGTGGAGCAGCAAGAGGCAAGGGAATGTTCTTTGCCTGCACTCTAAGCCGCATAATAATGCTATCTGGTTGAACAACAGCCTATAAAATATTCAGCAGGTACCTCTTTCACTGACCTGATAAAATGCATGGCTCAGGGCCAAGACATTCACTCTGACATCTCAAAATTTTCCACTAGGAACCTGATGCAAATTAATACCAAACAGCAAGTGCTGTCATTACAGCATACAGAAAGACATTGGAAAGACTTCTAAAACAGCAACTctctcctggggaaaaaaaaaaaattaaaaaatcgTTGTTTATTCTACACTTTGACTAAACCCAGCAATTACCCCACTAGTGAAAAAGTTTCTCTCTACTATAGGgcaaaatacaaattaacaACATACCCCACAAACCTCCTCCTCCACTGTGTGAACACTAAAGAACGTCAGTGAGGCTCTGTTTCAGGTAATCCACATGCAACAGAGCCGAATTCCATGTCACCATCAGTCCTCAGCAGAGAGCTTGCTAGCATCAAAAACTACCTGGGTACAGGCTCAGTTTAGGAGGATGCTGTTATCTGAAGCCTCAAGCTGGGTTTTTCACGCAGCAAGACTTGTGCACTTGGGAAAGGCTAAGAGAAAAGGCAAGCAGATTTGCCTCCTTGGTCTGCTACCACTGGCTGTCCAGTTTGACCCAAGAGTCACAACATATTAGTCCCAATAAACTCcaatttaaactgatttttctgggAATTTTAAAGCTGTTGCCCAATTCAGACTAACATGGTATACGTACAGATGTTCCTTTCCGTTAAAGAAGGAAGGCTTAAGTTGGTTTCTATTCATGGCTACTAGTCACATCTTCACGAAACAGCATACACCCAAAAAGGCATAGGTCTCTACACAAGGTACATCTGAATCAACAAAGAATTCAGTTGAATAGGGTAGGTGAAAGAAAGATTTAAGCTCCACAGAAGTCAAGTCTGAAGTCCATCTAAGGTGCTGAATTTAATCTCTCTGAAGAGGACAAAAATGACAAGGCACAACAGCAACTGTGCTTTAACTGAACTTTTTAATAGGGATGGATACAATTAATATACCGTAAGCCAGTTAACAGCTTTCATTGAAATCTTATTACCTTAGTGAATAAATTAATGGTCAGCTGAACAAAAACCACCCAAGGATTGAGTAAAGATATGGCAAATCCCTTGAGGAGCCCTTCCACTGCTACACTTACTGTTTTCACTGATCACACCCAAAAATGTATTGTTAtgattcttctgtttctccaaATGCCTCCACTGCAGCACCTGCAACATTCCAATGACTAACTCATTTAATGACTTCTAGTCCATTATCAGGTGGGCAGCTCTTTGGTAAAGGTGTGGCAACAgattctttgctttctgtcaaTGCTCGTGGCTGATGGACAAAAACACTGAACCTGACACCTTGGTTAGCTGCTGCCCTCACAAAACCACTATTTGCAGTCATGGTGATGGCTCTTAAAGTGTCTCCTGTCCCAAAAATGGTTAGAGAACGGCTGTTGATTTTTGAACTAGCCACTAGTCGTAAGGCACGGTCAGATGGCTGATCTGGCACCACATTAATTCTTTTGACAAGCAATGCAGCTCGCTCTTTCTCCCCAGGTCCTCCCAGTGTTTCCAAGATGGACTGAAAATCTCTGACAGCAGATTCACAGGCAAAGAGCTCTTTCCCCTCCATGAACTCCTCCAGCTGAGGCAAgactctctccctcctttcttgAGCTGCTTGCTCCGTTAGcactttttctttgaagatgaaGTAGCAGCCACCATAGCTCAGAGCAGAAACATAGGTTATTAAGGTAGTGATGTCCAGGTTAACTCTATTGCACACATTTACTTTGATCTGGGTAGGAAAAGCAATGCTGGCCACTAAATTCTCCCGGTCTACCCTGGTCACCTGCAGGAGTTCAGGGCCTTCTTCATCCGATTCACTGGAACTGAGGTGCTTATTTTCTGTAGATGGCTCCGCCAGCAAGTTCACAGCAACAATGTCTCCTCGCACAGATATTCCCATCTCTTTGAGTCTCTCTGCCATAGGACTGGACACGCTGTTGTAGAACGCAAAGATTATGTGGGGATTGCTGTACTCCACTGGCTGCTGACGGCTTGCTTGCAGGAAGTCCTCTGCCTGCTCAATGACGCTTTTATCACCATACTGGCCTCTCCCCAGCCAGATGTTATGCAGGGCCTCAGCCTTCCGACCGATAGCCTTCACCCATGTGTGACCTCCATTTGCAACAACATCTACCACCAGCGTCTGTTTGTCTCCAAACCTGTCCTCATAAGCAAAGACATGGAGGACACTGACAACATCCTCCAGGTTCTCTGCTGACTGAATAATGGCTTGGAGATGGGTAAGGTTTGTACTCTGCAGATGGGATTCTTTAATGGCCACCTTCCCTGCCTCCACCTTGTGTAAAAAGTTTAGCTCAGCCTTCAGTTTGCCACACAGTTTTGCCGCACCTTCTATTCTCCTTTTCTGGGACTTGGAAAGGGCTTCTGCTCTCTTGATCAATTCCTTGGCAACAGCAATTCTTTCACAAAGCAGCGACTGCACAGACATGTTGGAAACATTATTCCTAtcaagtgaaagcaaaagagaagattATTATTGCATGGCGAAGAATAAAGACAGTCAAAAGAGGTTTTTGCAACAGTATACACTGGAACTTTGTAGTAGATTTAGTTCAACAGCTACCAGTACTGTAAAGCACAAGCATCAGGAACCTCAGCGTAAGTCCTGCCGAAGAGTTCAGTTCCCTTCCTTCGCCTCTGGGGATCCAACCTACAGCCTCAGAAGATCTCAGTTCTTAGCAAGGGAGAACAGCAGCATTCAAGTCTCCACATACACACCTTGcaagtttgtggttttttcaCCCCACATGTGAGCCCTTCACTGAGCTAGTCACTTCAAGAGATCTCAGCTCTCACACCTCATTTGCAAAAGGTGCCATACAGAGCAAAATTAGAAATCCTGTTAATGCCATAAGCAAATCTTGCCTCTCCCTCTCACCACAGTTaccattaaaatacaaaagctaCCCACCATGCTTACAGACATACATAAAAAACTGTGAAGTCTGGCTCCCAGCAAGTATTTTAACACAGCACAGAGGAAGCCCATTATATTTTACAATTATGGGTAGCACAGCTCTGTCCTCTCCAGCTTCCAACTTACACTGCACAACTCAGTGAATGAGCCCATAACAACCTCCTGGCAAAGTTTCAACATCACACAGCATCATGACATACTACGAATCATAATTCTAGAGTCAGGAAGATCTAGAAATCTCTGTGTTTTGTAGTTCTACTAGAGACTTACTATGTTGCATCCAGCAAGTCTATTTCTTTGCAACCATATTACTTTAGTATGTCTCCCTGAGGAAAGTATGATAGGAATTACTTAACTGAATATGGGCTGGCTTTGAAAAACGTAGGATTCAGTACCACAGCAAACAATATTGTTTTTTATGATAAGCAGTACATAGCCACTACAAATAGTGAAGTTAACTAATTTTCACTCCCAACTACAAGTATAAACACATGCTCCTGTAATTTTTACCTAAGCTACATGTTGAAGCAAACTGGTACAAAAGGGCAAGACAAACGCagcttcagcagaaaatgaggaaCAGGATAGGGCCTGGGTCCTACAACAGGCTCTGCCTGTGCAACTGTGGAGCCTGGCTTCAAGCAGTTGAAATCACCCTTGCATTATGCACAAGTTCAAATACAGCCAACATTAACTGCTACTGGCCCAGTAAACAGCCAACATCACCAAAATCTCCCCCTTCTTCTCAACCAAAAAGCCTAATGTCTTCCAACCTGACCTACTGACTCTGTTCAGGGTCAGAGGTGGCCAGTGAAATCAGTCGTTCCCCCCCGAAGTCCTCACCATTGCCACAAATTTATCCTTATATGTAAAGCAATGAGTAACACACACCGTTACTACTTTAGGACCTCTCCCCACAGCAGCTTCAACTTCTACAAACATAAAAAGGCTTCAAGACAAAGCTTACTTCAAGCTTTTCAGTGAAAGTAAGCCCTCAAACCCAACTACTTTTCCAGCACAACAAACTGCGAGGCGGCCTCACTATCAACcgcaaaacctcagaaaaagaACTACTCCTTAAAATGAGGTGGGGAAAAACCTCTTCAGACAAATGTTCGCTGTTACACGGAGCCCGGCAGGCCGCTCGCTGAGGCGGACCCGCCTCAGCCCAGCGCGGCCGCAGCCCAGCCCGCCACGCGTGCGCAGACGCGCCCGGCGGGACCGCCATCCCCACGCCCGCCATTTGAGGGCGCCCCGCAGGCCGCCCCCTCGCCCGCCTGCCCTCAGCAGCCGCGCACAGGCGCCGCTTTACCCCGCTCCCTTCCCCTCAGGGTCCGCGTCTCCCCACGGCAGGCAGCGGCGGGAACGGCCGCCCCTCCCCCGTCCGCCCGCCGTCCCCACCTTCGCGCCGCTCCGCTATCAGGTgagagcggcggcggggaggtCGCGGCGCCATCTTGGGTGAGGGCAGGGTGCCCTCGGCGcttgcccccagcccctctcgGCGGCGCCGGCGGACCCCGGGAGCCccggcggccggccccggccgcgcccCCTTGCCTCGCCGTCACCCGACGCAGCTTCCCCgcagggtgggtgctgggacTCGGGTGGCCGCGGGCCCCTTGCCCCTCTTGCCCCCCAGTCACTGTCGGGGCGCGACAAGCCCGGGCCCGCCTCGCCTCTCCGGGTGCTCCCGGGCTCCGCTCCCTCCCAGCCGCCGCCTTCCCCCGCGCCCGCAGCCCCTACTCACAGCCCGGCGGCAGCAGCCTTCGCccgggcagcggcagcaggCGGCCCGGGCTGGCGtggcgcggcccggcccgacCCAGCACCTCCcccggggcgccgggcggggaCAGCCGCCGCACCCGCCTcgccgcgccgccggcgccAGCCCTGGCTCTCTTCCCCGgcgtgcctgcaggcagggtcACGGCCGTCCTCAAATAAATACGTATTTTATCCCGAAAAACCTTTATTAAGGAGCGAAGATGATTGAGCAACCATGGCTGAACGCACGTTGGGTCCATGAAGTTCAGGCAACAGAAACGGGCCTTACTAAGCCATTCGGTGCTAAACGTGAGCAAGCGTCCTCCTCGCTTGCCCTACGTTGCTGCCCGCTTCCAAACAGCAGCTGTCTCCGTGGCCGTGCTGCAGCAACACTCCCTAACAGCACGGCAGGGACTTCCCTTCTCTCTACCTACTACTGATGGCTGGTTCCTACAGTGAGCCTAAATGATTTCACAAGATTCTGCAAAGCAACAGTAAGCCAAAGCAAGCTGTAAGGGGTTTATGTCTTCTGTCACATTGGAACCTACTTAAAGTCATAACCTCATGAAATAGTGATACTGTTCTCACATCCTGATCCTACTAGTTGAATAAAGCCCAAGGAAATTCTCTGTTGTTGTAGGTGTCACACTCTCCTGAGTTCCGCAGAGCAGATCATCTTCCAGGACATGCAAATCAAGAACATCACCTACTTAAAGTGACCAGTGTCTCTTCTTTCAGATGACTGCATTAGCAACAAGGTAAATGAAGCAAAGTCATAC
This sequence is a window from Pelecanus crispus isolate bPelCri1 chromosome 2, bPelCri1.pri, whole genome shotgun sequence. Protein-coding genes within it:
- the C2H7orf25 gene encoding UPF0415 protein C7orf25 homolog — encoded protein: MSVQSLLCERIAVAKELIKRAEALSKSQKRRIEGAAKLCGKLKAELNFLHKVEAGKVAIKESHLQSTNLTHLQAIIQSAENLEDVVSVLHVFAYEDRFGDKQTLVVDVVANGGHTWVKAIGRKAEALHNIWLGRGQYGDKSVIEQAEDFLQASRQQPVEYSNPHIIFAFYNSVSSPMAERLKEMGISVRGDIVAVNLLAEPSTENKHLSSSESDEEGPELLQVTRVDRENLVASIAFPTQIKVNVCNRVNLDITTLITYVSALSYGGCYFIFKEKVLTEQAAQERRERVLPQLEEFMEGKELFACESAVRDFQSILETLGGPGEKERAALLVKRINVVPDQPSDRALRLVASSKINSRSLTIFGTGDTLRAITMTANSGFVRAAANQGVRFSVFVHQPRALTESKESVATPLPKSCPPDNGLEVIK